The Desulfoscipio gibsoniae DSM 7213 genome contains a region encoding:
- the dmpI gene encoding 4-oxalocrotonate tautomerase DmpI: MPVITVDGPKLTKEQKAKLVKSITKTASEIIKLPEQSIIVLIEERERDNVGVGGVLLSDKQPD, translated from the coding sequence ATGCCTGTAATTACCGTGGACGGGCCTAAGTTAACCAAGGAACAAAAGGCTAAACTGGTAAAATCCATTACCAAAACTGCCAGTGAAATAATTAAACTGCCGGAACAGTCCATAATTGTACTGATTGAGGAACGGGAACGCGATAACGTGGGCGTGGGGGGTGTTTTACTATCCGATAAACAACCAGACTAA
- a CDS encoding NAD(P)H-dependent oxidoreductase encodes MKALVIFCHPNPKSFNAAILDVVKQELEQRAAEIKVKDLYAMNWNPVLSASDFQQFLANQKPEDIAGEQADVAWADILVLISPIWWFSVPAMLKGYIDRVMSQGFAYEYTDNGPRGLLPGKRAAIITTSGADENTANQSGMMQAINTSFVNGIFAFCGFADVKYINYYAVPMVSNEERKQMLDNVRQFIKTI; translated from the coding sequence TTGAAAGCACTGGTAATTTTTTGTCATCCCAATCCTAAAAGTTTTAACGCTGCCATTCTCGATGTAGTTAAACAAGAGCTGGAACAAAGGGCGGCAGAAATAAAAGTCAAAGATTTATATGCCATGAACTGGAACCCGGTACTAAGTGCATCGGATTTCCAGCAGTTCTTGGCCAATCAAAAACCGGAGGATATTGCCGGAGAGCAGGCCGACGTAGCCTGGGCCGATATACTGGTGCTAATTAGTCCTATTTGGTGGTTCTCCGTACCCGCCATGTTAAAGGGCTATATTGACCGTGTGATGAGCCAGGGCTTTGCCTATGAGTATACCGACAACGGCCCGCGCGGCCTGCTTCCGGGTAAGCGAGCCGCGATCATCACCACCTCGGGCGCAGACGAAAATACGGCTAACCAAAGCGGCATGATGCAAGCCATCAATACATCCTTCGTTAATGGCATTTTTGCTTTCTGTGGCTTTGCTGACGTTAAATATATAAACTATTATGCCGTACCTATGGTTTCAAACGAAGAACGCAAACAAATGTTAGATAACGTAAGGCAATTTATAAAGACAATATAA
- a CDS encoding hexokinase family protein, producing the protein MHELVNKVRMLRAGFVFSEPQILEIANSFQQAMTDGLTGKGSSLKMLPSFLTKPTGREKGIYLAIDFGGTNVRILTVGIKGNGEYRILKRRSFPLQDRGKGYDFTSREATGTDLFQFIAGQIESLLEPGQIYPLGFTFSFPSQQTGVNQAILIKWTKEIQTSGVEGHNVSEMLQKALVCKNLIQVIPRAIINDTVGTLLTSSYIDRYADIGSICGTGHNTCYIEPSSPITGKPMIINMESGNFNELPATKYDLQLDRQSQIPGEQRLEKMVGGQYIGELTRIIIQDFINKKLLFVSGRPEIFFTPYKIKSEDITRLLTDESPDLTDVSQWLKTICRIPHSLLEERITLRTIASIVIIRSIQLVTATFTGVLKHIDPSLEKRHTIAIDGSLYELMPGYASKLNITFKNIFKGKSDLIETKLTKDGSGVGAAIAAAIVED; encoded by the coding sequence ATGCATGAATTAGTAAATAAGGTAAGAATGCTGAGAGCTGGTTTTGTTTTCTCCGAACCGCAGATTTTGGAGATCGCCAACAGTTTTCAACAAGCCATGACAGATGGACTTACGGGAAAGGGCAGTTCATTAAAAATGCTGCCTTCCTTTTTGACAAAGCCTACAGGCCGGGAAAAGGGTATTTACCTGGCCATAGATTTTGGCGGCACTAATGTGCGCATATTAACGGTTGGAATTAAAGGAAACGGGGAATACCGGATCCTCAAGCGGCGGTCGTTTCCTTTACAGGACCGGGGAAAAGGCTACGACTTTACTTCCCGGGAGGCTACCGGTACCGATTTGTTTCAATTTATTGCCGGGCAAATAGAATCCCTATTGGAACCCGGCCAAATTTACCCCCTCGGCTTTACCTTTTCTTTCCCCAGCCAGCAAACAGGTGTTAATCAGGCTATATTGATAAAATGGACTAAGGAAATTCAAACATCGGGCGTGGAAGGCCATAACGTTTCAGAGATGCTGCAAAAGGCACTGGTCTGCAAAAATTTAATACAGGTTATTCCAAGGGCCATTATCAACGATACAGTGGGTACTTTACTAACATCGTCCTATATTGACCGGTATGCGGATATAGGGTCTATATGCGGCACCGGCCATAACACATGTTATATCGAGCCCAGTTCTCCAATTACAGGTAAACCTATGATTATTAATATGGAATCGGGTAATTTTAATGAGCTTCCGGCCACTAAATATGACCTGCAATTGGACAGGCAAAGCCAAATACCCGGGGAGCAGCGCCTGGAAAAAATGGTAGGCGGCCAATATATAGGTGAATTAACCAGAATAATTATCCAGGACTTCATCAACAAAAAATTACTATTCGTATCCGGCCGACCGGAAATATTTTTTACGCCATATAAAATAAAGTCAGAAGATATTACTAGGTTACTCACGGACGAAAGCCCTGATTTAACTGACGTCTCGCAATGGCTAAAAACAATTTGCCGAATCCCCCATTCTCTATTAGAAGAGCGGATAACCTTGCGCACCATTGCATCTATCGTAATTATCCGTTCCATACAACTTGTGACAGCAACATTCACCGGTGTATTAAAGCATATTGATCCAAGCCTTGAGAAACGCCACACCATAGCCATAGACGGTTCCCTGTATGAATTAATGCCCGGGTATGCAAGCAAGTTAAACATCACATTTAAAAACATTTTCAAAGGTAAGTCTGATCTTATCGAAACAAAACTTACCAAAGATGGCTCAGGGGTTGGAGCGGCCATAGCAGCAGCAATAGTTGAAGATTAA
- a CDS encoding isocitrate lyase/PEP mutase family protein has translation MRKTSLLKKLIQDDEILVMPVAHDATAAKLIELTGFKAVSLGGYPTTATLLGKPDLSLATLTEMCTHAKNIAGAVDIPLFADGDTGHGGIINVMRTVSEFERAGAAGMFIEDQLFPKRCGHMEGKEVIETSEMIAKIKAAVDARVDPDFVIAARTDALAVTGIEDAIERANRYREAGADLIYVEAPTTKEEMIRINREVNAPTLAVQIEGGKTPLLPTNELQEIGYNAVAYPLSTLYAAAFAVRNVLEELMHKGTTSGCMDKMIHFNEFNQLMELASLREKESSYSKI, from the coding sequence ATGAGAAAAACAAGTCTATTGAAAAAACTTATTCAGGACGATGAGATCCTCGTCATGCCGGTGGCCCATGATGCAACTGCCGCCAAGCTTATTGAACTTACCGGGTTTAAGGCCGTTTCCCTCGGTGGCTACCCGACGACAGCAACGCTGCTTGGAAAACCCGACCTTTCCCTGGCCACACTTACCGAAATGTGTACGCATGCGAAAAACATTGCAGGAGCCGTAGACATTCCCCTTTTTGCGGACGGTGATACCGGCCACGGCGGTATCATAAATGTGATGAGGACGGTTAGTGAGTTTGAAAGAGCCGGAGCCGCCGGGATGTTCATAGAGGATCAGCTGTTTCCTAAGCGTTGTGGCCACATGGAGGGCAAAGAGGTAATTGAAACCAGTGAAATGATTGCTAAAATAAAGGCAGCTGTCGACGCCCGGGTGGATCCTGATTTCGTCATCGCGGCCCGAACCGACGCACTGGCAGTGACAGGTATTGAAGATGCCATAGAGCGGGCCAACAGGTACAGGGAGGCAGGGGCGGATCTAATCTATGTAGAAGCCCCGACAACAAAAGAAGAGATGATCAGGATTAACCGCGAAGTGAATGCGCCTACTCTGGCCGTACAGATCGAAGGGGGTAAAACGCCTCTTTTACCTACAAATGAGCTTCAGGAGATAGGTTATAATGCGGTAGCCTATCCTCTTTCCACACTCTATGCGGCTGCTTTCGCAGTAAGAAACGTCCTGGAAGAACTCATGCACAAGGGAACCACAAGTGGATGCATGGATAAAATGATTCATTTTAATGAGTTTAACCAGCTTATGGAGTTGGCTTCTCTAAGGGAAAAGGAAAGCTCATATTCCAAAATATAG
- a CDS encoding 3-isopropylmalate dehydratase small subunit: MLKGRVCKFGANIDTDAIIPARYANLSDAVELGKHCMENIEPGFSGRVKPGDILVAESNFGCGSSREIAPMAIMGAGISCVIARSFARIFFRNAINIGLPLLDCPEAIDKTKEGDYLEVDLSSGLIKNVTAGLLFKAVPFPSFIRDLISAGGLLEYTLKKDRGE, from the coding sequence ATGCTTAAAGGCAGAGTATGTAAATTCGGGGCTAATATTGATACGGATGCAATAATTCCGGCCCGTTATGCAAATTTATCTGATGCGGTGGAATTAGGAAAGCACTGCATGGAAAACATCGAACCGGGTTTTTCAGGCCGGGTCAAGCCGGGCGACATATTGGTGGCGGAGAGCAACTTTGGGTGCGGTTCCTCCCGCGAAATTGCTCCAATGGCAATCATGGGGGCAGGTATTTCGTGCGTAATTGCAAGGAGTTTTGCCCGGATATTTTTTCGAAATGCCATAAATATTGGACTTCCATTACTTGACTGCCCCGAAGCGATAGATAAAACAAAAGAGGGGGATTACCTCGAGGTCGATCTCTCTTCGGGGCTGATTAAAAATGTTACCGCTGGTTTGCTCTTTAAGGCTGTTCCTTTCCCGTCTTTTATCAGGGACTTGATCAGCGCGGGCGGACTCTTAGAATATACCTTAAAAAAAGATCGGGGAGAATAA
- the leuC gene encoding 3-isopropylmalate dehydratase large subunit: MFMTIVEKILAAHAGKQSVTSGEFINVKVDLVMASDLTAHISINQLQALGIRKLFDPSKIVFVMDHFTPNKDVAAAMEIKKMREFARELGVNFIEAGDIGIEHVYLPEKGLVLPGEVVVGGDSHTCTYGALGAFSTGMGSTDIAVAMATGEIWMKVPPTIKYMFNGKTGKWVTGKDLILYTIGQIGVDGALYSAMEFTGEAIRDMSMDGRFTMANMAIEAGAKTGIFEVDEKTLAYAQERANRPFTVCKNDDSDEYAQVIEYNAEEIEPQVALPHSPSNVVPVEKAGDIEVDQVVIGSCTNGRLEDLYYAHLVMQGRKVSKNVRCIVIPGSQKVYLDALRAGYIETFVMAGALVSPPTCGPCVGGHMGILAAGERCASTTNRNFQGRMGDPRSEIYLVNPAVAAASAITGKITNPKEVMGNA, encoded by the coding sequence ATTTTTATGACTATTGTAGAAAAAATACTGGCTGCACACGCGGGCAAGCAATCAGTAACGAGCGGGGAGTTTATAAACGTTAAAGTTGACCTTGTTATGGCAAGCGACCTGACTGCTCACATTTCAATTAATCAGTTGCAAGCGCTTGGTATTCGAAAGTTATTTGACCCAAGCAAAATAGTGTTTGTGATGGACCACTTTACACCCAACAAAGATGTCGCTGCTGCCATGGAAATCAAAAAAATGCGGGAATTCGCCAGGGAACTGGGGGTAAATTTTATCGAGGCTGGTGACATTGGGATTGAGCACGTCTACCTGCCGGAGAAGGGCCTAGTTCTTCCCGGGGAGGTTGTGGTGGGGGGAGATTCACATACCTGTACCTACGGGGCACTTGGCGCCTTTTCTACAGGTATGGGATCGACTGATATAGCTGTTGCCATGGCTACAGGGGAAATCTGGATGAAGGTTCCCCCGACGATAAAGTATATGTTTAACGGTAAAACCGGTAAATGGGTTACCGGAAAAGATCTCATTCTCTACACTATTGGACAAATCGGCGTCGACGGGGCACTATATTCAGCCATGGAGTTCACTGGTGAAGCCATCAGAGATATGTCCATGGACGGGCGTTTTACAATGGCCAACATGGCTATCGAAGCCGGAGCAAAAACCGGCATCTTTGAGGTAGATGAGAAAACCCTTGCTTATGCACAGGAGAGGGCTAACCGTCCGTTTACAGTTTGCAAAAATGATGACTCGGACGAATATGCGCAGGTGATTGAATACAACGCGGAAGAAATCGAACCGCAGGTTGCCTTGCCTCATTCGCCAAGTAACGTTGTGCCGGTAGAAAAAGCCGGGGATATAGAAGTTGACCAGGTAGTAATCGGAAGCTGCACCAATGGCAGGCTGGAGGATCTTTACTATGCTCACTTAGTAATGCAGGGCAGGAAGGTCTCTAAAAATGTACGGTGCATTGTTATTCCCGGTTCTCAAAAGGTTTACCTGGACGCGCTCCGCGCCGGTTACATAGAAACTTTTGTGATGGCCGGTGCTCTTGTCAGCCCCCCCACCTGTGGCCCATGCGTAGGAGGACACATGGGAATTCTGGCGGCAGGGGAACGCTGTGCTTCTACAACAAACCGGAATTTTCAGGGCCGTATGGGCGACCCCCGCTCCGAAATATACCTTGTAAACCCGGCAGTTGCTGCTGCCAGTGCTATAACCGGGAAAATCACTAATCCCAAAGAGGTGATGGGCAATGCTTAA
- a CDS encoding 2-methylaconitate cis-trans isomerase PrpF family protein — translation MKKVRCVIMRGGTSKGVFFHENDLPRDIEERMRVILKVMGSPDKRQIDGLGGADILTSKVAIIGPPSNEDADVDYIFGQVGINEPLIDWGFVCGNLSAAVGPFAVQEGLVKAQEQRTIVKVFCPNVGKYLTVEFPTIDGRTVDDGDYAIDGVPGTGAKIALDYSDTAGLLTGSLLPTGNRKDVLKVDNIGDIEASIIDVSMLVAFVRARDLGLKGPESANELDANRELINTLEQIRVAAARLVNLDEKYYYMPVVAMVQEPVPWKNNMTGEIMNPEHVTILSKAYGARMIHKAYPGTGCVTTGVAAKMKGSIVNEFVPPGVEGNGTVTIGHFSGLISVDIKCQEKDSEFLIEKAVMHRTARRIMEGYVYV, via the coding sequence ATGAAAAAGGTTCGCTGTGTGATCATGAGGGGTGGAACGAGTAAGGGCGTGTTTTTTCACGAAAACGACCTGCCCCGGGACATCGAAGAAAGAATGAGGGTCATTTTGAAAGTGATGGGTAGCCCCGATAAAAGGCAAATTGACGGACTTGGCGGCGCGGATATACTCACAAGCAAGGTTGCCATTATTGGCCCTCCCAGCAATGAAGATGCTGATGTTGACTATATTTTTGGCCAGGTAGGCATCAACGAACCGCTAATTGACTGGGGGTTTGTGTGTGGAAACTTATCCGCCGCAGTAGGCCCGTTTGCCGTGCAAGAGGGATTGGTAAAAGCACAGGAGCAGCGAACAATTGTAAAAGTCTTTTGTCCCAATGTAGGCAAGTACCTTACTGTCGAATTTCCAACAATAGATGGCAGGACGGTAGATGACGGGGATTATGCGATTGACGGCGTACCGGGTACCGGCGCCAAGATCGCCCTGGACTATTCTGATACGGCGGGGTTGCTGACGGGCAGCCTTTTGCCGACAGGGAACCGGAAAGACGTCCTCAAAGTCGATAACATAGGGGATATTGAGGCCTCAATTATAGATGTCTCCATGCTTGTTGCTTTTGTAAGGGCCAGAGATTTGGGACTAAAGGGGCCGGAATCGGCAAATGAGCTGGATGCAAACAGAGAATTAATTAACACCCTGGAACAAATCCGGGTCGCTGCGGCCCGGTTGGTCAACCTTGATGAAAAGTATTACTATATGCCGGTAGTTGCCATGGTTCAAGAGCCTGTGCCATGGAAGAACAACATGACCGGGGAAATAATGAATCCTGAACACGTTACTATTTTATCCAAAGCATATGGCGCAAGGATGATTCATAAGGCTTACCCGGGAACCGGCTGCGTTACCACCGGGGTAGCCGCTAAAATGAAGGGATCGATTGTGAACGAATTCGTCCCGCCTGGTGTTGAAGGTAATGGAACGGTTACTATTGGTCACTTTTCGGGACTTATTTCAGTGGATATAAAATGTCAGGAAAAGGATTCGGAATTTCTAATTGAGAAGGCAGTGATGCACAGGACGGCGCGAAGGATTATGGAAGGATACGTGTACGTATAA
- a CDS encoding GLUG motif-containing protein: protein MRFFQFSSIFMLGCHDYACVYKQSNFREGWVWKKKSRSNNISGIVGYSSGGMIKNCSFNGTIKIKLFS from the coding sequence ATGCGATTCTTTCAATTTAGCTCTATTTTTATGTTAGGGTGCCATGACTATGCTTGCGTTTATAAACAAAGTAACTTTAGAGAGGGGTGGGTATGGAAAAAAAAGTCAAGAAGTAATAATATTAGTGGGATAGTGGGTTATAGCAGCGGTGGCATGATAAAAAATTGTAGTTTTAATGGCACTATAAAAATAAAGTTGTTTTCGTGA
- a CDS encoding Rpn family recombination-promoting nuclease/putative transposase encodes MTPNQIDHDRLFKELLETFFAEFIELFFPEAARSIDLMHIKFLQQEIFTDVTIGEKHKVDILVETRLKGEPGLILVHVEPQAYEQKKFNERMFIYFSRLYEKYRRKILPIAIFSYDRTRDEHDSFELGFSFLHVLNFRFYKLELKKLNWREYIQIDNPVAAALLSKMGFKPEEKVKVKLEFMRMLVRLQLDPARMELLAGFFETYLKLNNEEEEQFNRELGKLDSEEVDVIMQITTSWHEKGRAEGRAEGRAEGRAEGRAEGRVERTREIICKYLMRKFGKKSTGLQQKVVQITELKKLDDILEELFAANTLEEAHAVINDGAGR; translated from the coding sequence ATGACCCCAAATCAGATCGACCACGACCGCTTGTTTAAAGAATTGCTGGAAACGTTTTTTGCTGAATTTATAGAACTATTTTTCCCAGAAGCCGCCCGATCCATAGACCTGATGCACATAAAATTTCTCCAACAGGAGATTTTCACTGACGTAACGATCGGTGAGAAGCACAAAGTGGACATATTGGTGGAGACCCGGCTCAAAGGTGAACCCGGCTTAATCCTGGTACATGTTGAGCCACAGGCATACGAGCAAAAGAAATTCAACGAGCGGATGTTCATCTACTTCAGCCGGTTGTATGAAAAATACCGGCGCAAAATATTACCAATCGCGATATTTAGCTATGATCGGACACGGGATGAACACGACAGTTTCGAGCTGGGGTTTTCGTTTTTGCATGTCTTGAATTTCCGGTTTTACAAGCTGGAACTAAAGAAACTGAACTGGCGGGAATATATACAAATCGATAATCCGGTGGCTGCCGCCTTACTAAGCAAAATGGGCTTTAAACCGGAAGAAAAAGTAAAGGTCAAGCTGGAATTCATGCGCATGCTGGTACGTTTACAACTGGATCCGGCCCGAATGGAACTGCTGGCCGGATTTTTCGAGACCTACCTAAAATTGAACAATGAGGAAGAAGAACAATTTAACCGAGAACTGGGAAAACTGGATAGTGAGGAGGTTGATGTGATTATGCAGATTACCACCAGTTGGCATGAGAAAGGTCGTGCTGAAGGTCGTGCTGAAGGCCGTGCTGAAGGCCGTGCTGAAGGCCGTGCTGAAGGCCGGGTGGAGAGGACCCGGGAGATCATCTGCAAATATCTGATGCGCAAGTTTGGGAAGAAATCGACCGGTTTGCAGCAAAAGGTGGTGCAGATAACCGAATTGAAGAAGTTGGATGATATTCTTGAGGAGTTATTCGCCGCCAATACCCTGGAAGAAGCACATGCCGTTATCAACGATGGCGCAGGCAGGTGA
- a CDS encoding prepilin-type N-terminal cleavage/methylation domain-containing protein, whose product MYRSICRALRNRKGFTLVELMVVVVIIGILVAIAIPIYNNVITSAQQKADQATARTILSAVTIAMSSDITVDKTNPTATEIQQFVNTPIIKAAAATADDPWAVNNNGGTWEVFHWNGSASVQVVLP is encoded by the coding sequence ATGTATCGAAGTATTTGTCGTGCGCTGAGGAACCGTAAAGGCTTTACTCTGGTGGAACTGATGGTGGTTGTGGTTATTATTGGTATTTTGGTGGCGATTGCTATACCGATTTATAACAATGTTATAACTAGCGCACAGCAAAAGGCAGATCAGGCAACTGCAAGAACAATACTTAGTGCAGTAACAATAGCAATGTCGTCAGATATTACTGTTGATAAGACAAACCCAACAGCAACTGAAATACAGCAATTTGTAAATACTCCTATTATTAAAGCTGCTGCTGCGACAGCTGATGACCCATGGGCGGTTAACAATAATGGTGGTACTTGGGAAGTTTTTCATTGGAATGGTTCTGCTTCAGTACAAGTAGTATTACCATAG
- a CDS encoding type II secretion system protein N, translating to MASKISREQITSFIEKNKKSVILGGVLLVIVLVGLVLVIKLNYGFINGAAEDQTQQPNSMAADKEQKASAGAVTTYLPETKRKIEDTGTEPRDPFARNMTLKGIIVGGNSSLAIIESGSTAYIAGVGEKITADWTVAKITGDEVVLKSGTQTMRLEFQGNTK from the coding sequence ATGGCAAGTAAAATATCCAGGGAACAAATTACCTCGTTTATAGAGAAAAACAAAAAGAGCGTAATATTGGGCGGAGTTTTACTGGTTATCGTCCTGGTTGGGCTGGTTTTGGTAATTAAATTAAATTACGGCTTTATCAATGGAGCCGCGGAGGACCAGACCCAACAGCCAAATAGCATGGCGGCGGATAAAGAGCAAAAGGCTTCGGCCGGCGCCGTTACCACCTATCTGCCGGAAACCAAGCGAAAAATAGAGGATACAGGCACTGAGCCCCGGGACCCCTTTGCCAGGAACATGACTTTAAAAGGAATTATCGTGGGGGGCAACAGCAGTCTGGCCATTATTGAATCGGGCAGCACCGCTTATATCGCCGGGGTGGGTGAAAAAATCACCGCTGATTGGACCGTTGCCAAAATAACCGGGGACGAAGTGGTTTTGAAGTCCGGCACCCAGACCATGCGGTTGGAATTCCAGGGCAACACCAAGTAA
- a CDS encoding type 4a pilus biogenesis protein PilO, with protein MNKKLSSHNILLLALGIIALLLLFLFNSQLSALKEARLALQQERLASDQTQARLQELLQLRDQAAALEEQAESMERLLPAEPQEDLLILDIDTICEDAGVELKQIRFEKRVDRKDYIEMPLKMTFEGGYYSVLSLFNQMQEGPRALRVDEVKVVQGGQDQTGLKADVKASAFYTAH; from the coding sequence ATGAATAAAAAGCTCTCCAGCCATAACATTTTATTGTTAGCCCTGGGCATTATCGCCCTTTTATTATTATTTTTATTTAACAGCCAGCTGAGCGCGCTGAAAGAAGCCCGGTTGGCGCTGCAGCAAGAGCGCCTGGCCTCTGACCAGACCCAGGCCAGGTTGCAAGAGCTGCTGCAGCTTCGGGATCAAGCCGCTGCCCTGGAGGAGCAGGCTGAAAGCATGGAAAGATTGCTGCCCGCCGAGCCCCAAGAAGACCTGTTGATCCTGGATATCGACACCATCTGCGAGGATGCCGGCGTAGAACTAAAGCAAATCCGCTTTGAAAAGCGGGTTGACAGGAAGGATTATATAGAAATGCCCCTTAAAATGACTTTTGAAGGCGGTTACTACAGTGTTCTTAGCCTTTTTAACCAAATGCAGGAAGGGCCGCGCGCCCTGCGGGTCGATGAAGTTAAGGTTGTCCAGGGCGGTCAGGACCAGACCGGTTTGAAAGCGGATGTTAAAGCCAGCGCTTTTTACACCGCCCACTAA
- a CDS encoding PilN domain-containing protein, translating to MNMNININLLPLEYKLRLQQQRRRRMLLTAGGLTLLLLLIFYGTLLVLTQQARWEANQLASQRQVLESHMPALEQYATLQAQVQKTATVIKQAVGVPPDWAGILTDTGRYIPQDVWITDFSAAYKPGSNTRKENAPADQAAPAEGSGQAAPGSRQNNAPAKPAPVVTGEITIRGYAIDRVSVARWLEEMRKVPGLNGITCQFVSEESLDGEPAARFEIKADIMQDAPQQNQAAKEGGG from the coding sequence ATGAATATGAATATTAATATTAATTTACTCCCTTTGGAATATAAACTGCGGCTGCAGCAGCAGCGCAGGCGCCGTATGCTGTTAACCGCCGGGGGACTGACCCTGTTGCTCCTGTTGATTTTTTACGGTACGCTGCTTGTCTTGACGCAACAGGCGCGGTGGGAAGCCAACCAACTAGCCAGTCAAAGACAAGTCCTGGAAAGCCATATGCCCGCCCTGGAACAGTATGCCACCCTGCAGGCCCAGGTTCAAAAAACGGCAACGGTCATCAAACAAGCGGTGGGTGTTCCGCCGGACTGGGCGGGCATTTTGACCGATACCGGCCGGTACATACCACAGGACGTTTGGATTACGGACTTTTCAGCTGCATACAAACCGGGCAGCAACACCCGGAAGGAAAATGCCCCGGCCGACCAGGCAGCCCCTGCCGAAGGCAGCGGGCAGGCTGCGCCAGGCAGCCGGCAAAATAATGCACCAGCCAAGCCGGCCCCTGTCGTTACGGGGGAGATAACTATCCGTGGTTACGCGATCGATCGTGTATCGGTGGCCAGGTGGCTGGAAGAAATGCGCAAAGTACCCGGCCTGAACGGCATTACCTGCCAGTTTGTCTCCGAAGAATCCCTGGACGGGGAACCTGCCGCCCGTTTTGAAATAAAAGCTGATATTATGCAGGACGCTCCCCAGCAAAACCAAGCGGCAAAGGAGGGGGGCGGTTGA
- the pilM gene encoding type IV pilus biogenesis protein PilM: MRLFKPSGAVGLELDNGSIRVMELKGTVHKPVPFAAGQIEIPGGAVLEGAVKDVQLVAEAIKELWAKSGIDQREVVMGITNKGLLMRLAKLPKIPEDKLFKALRFQVDEYFPIPLDELIFDYAVVGETTGDNGPQLEILLVAIRKELLHNSLEALSAASLIPEIIDASPLALLRTMPRDQHVLNMILADISNDLTTLLLVIEGAPRFARVVPNTLASYTGGPLIPPGDVTEQQVAVTLEEGNRQNGFDEWFAGISGDIVSTSTYYMAQNQAPPVDKIILSGRGSCVQGLVEYLQEDLGLPVEVINPLAKLHAPVQAGKINWEQSGSEFAVATGLALRGLK; the protein is encoded by the coding sequence TTGAGGCTTTTTAAACCGTCCGGCGCAGTTGGCTTGGAACTGGACAACGGGTCCATCAGGGTTATGGAGTTAAAAGGAACCGTGCATAAACCTGTCCCGTTTGCAGCGGGACAGATAGAAATTCCCGGCGGGGCCGTGCTTGAAGGGGCGGTCAAGGATGTGCAGCTGGTGGCGGAGGCCATCAAAGAACTGTGGGCCAAATCGGGCATAGACCAGCGGGAAGTGGTCATGGGTATTACCAACAAAGGTTTATTAATGCGCCTCGCCAAGCTCCCTAAAATTCCCGAAGACAAGCTGTTCAAAGCGCTGCGTTTTCAAGTTGATGAATACTTCCCCATACCACTGGATGAACTGATTTTTGATTACGCCGTGGTGGGCGAAACCACCGGGGATAACGGACCCCAGTTGGAAATTTTACTGGTGGCCATTCGGAAGGAACTACTGCATAACAGCCTGGAAGCCTTGTCCGCCGCGTCTTTAATACCGGAAATTATAGACGCCTCTCCCCTGGCTTTATTGCGGACCATGCCCCGGGATCAGCATGTCTTAAATATGATCCTGGCGGACATATCCAATGATTTAACCACGCTGCTGCTGGTTATAGAAGGAGCTCCCCGTTTTGCCAGGGTGGTGCCCAACACACTGGCTTCATATACCGGTGGCCCGCTTATACCGCCGGGTGACGTAACCGAACAGCAGGTGGCTGTTACCCTGGAAGAAGGGAACCGGCAGAACGGGTTCGATGAATGGTTTGCCGGCATATCCGGCGATATCGTTTCCACAAGCACTTATTACATGGCTCAAAACCAGGCACCCCCGGTGGACAAAATAATTCTCAGCGGCCGGGGCTCCTGTGTACAGGGGCTTGTTGAATATTTGCAGGAAGACCTGGGTTTGCCCGTGGAGGTTATTAATCCCCTGGCCAAACTGCACGCACCGGTGCAGGCCGGGAAGATTAATTGGGAACAAAGTGGTTCTGAGTTTGCTGTTGCTACCGGGCTGGCCCTGCGGGGGTTAAAATAA